The following nucleotide sequence is from Saccharothrix texasensis.
TTCGTCTCGGCCACCAAGTGGCTCGTCGACGCCGAGCTCACCACCTTCGCCGACTTCGACGCGTACTGGGTCAAGCGCGACTGGGCGCGCCGCGCGCCGATCAAGACCATGTCCCGCGTGGACCGGCCCAAGGCCTTCGAGCAGGTGCCCGCCGGGAAGTTCACCGCCGCCGGGGTGGCCTGGGCGCAGCACCGGGGCATCGACGGGGTCGAGGTCCGCGTCGACGGCGGCCCCTGGCAGGCCGCGACCCTGAGCCGGGAGGTCAACGTCGACACCTGGCGGATGTGGCGCGCCGAACTCGACCTGCCCGCGGGGTCGCACACGCTGGAAGTGCGGGCCACCGACCGGACCGGTCACACGCAGACGAGTGAGCGGGCCGAACCGATCCCGGACGGCGCCGCCGGCTGGCACACGATCGTGTTCACCGCCCGGCCGTGACCAGCCCGGACGCCGCAGGCCCGGGAACTCCCGCGATTTTTCCCCGGATCGACCAATCCGACGCCCCACCGGCGCCGAACCACTTGTGACAGGCCGGGAAGAACCACCCCCCGGCGACCGTCCTCAAAGGAGTGACCTCTCATGCGCAGCACCCGGCTCGCGTCCGCGATCGGCGTTGTCACCGCGGCCCTGATCGCCCTGACCGCCTGCGGCAGCGGCGACCAAGCGGCCTCCGACACCACCACCTCGGACGCCGCGACGACCACGACCACCACGACCACCGCCATGGCGATGAGCGACGGCGTCACGAAGACCGGCGACGTGTTCGGCGCCGCGTGCGCCAACCTGCCGAAGGGCACCGAGGGCTCCCTCGACGGCATGGTCGACGACCCGGTGGCCACCGCCGCGAGCAACAACCCGCTGCTCACCAAGCTCGTGGCCGCCGTCAAGGCCGCCGACCTCGTCGACACGCTCAACAAGGCCGACGCCAAGTACACCGTCTTCGCGCCGTACGACCCCGCCTTCGACGCCCTCGGCGCGGACACGCTCAACGCCGTGCTGGCCGACAAGGCCAAGCTGACCGGCATCCTGACCTACCACGTGGTGCCGCAGCGGATGGACAAGGACGGCATCCTGTCCTCGGCGAACCTGCCCACCGTGCAGGGCGGGGCGCTCAAGGTCGAAGGCTCCGGCGACAACGTCACGGTCAACGGCGCCAAGGTCCTGTGCGGCAACATCCCGACCGCCAACGCCACCGTGTTCGTCATCGACAAGGTACTGATGCCCGCCTCCTGACCCCAGGAGACCCGGTCCCGCGCCGAGGGTGATCGCGGCCACTGCCCCGTGGCCGCGATCACCCTCGGCGCGGTGGTCTCGCCGGGGGAGCGGGCGATCAAGCCGGTCGCCGCCGAGGTGATTCGTTCGGCCCTGCGCGGGTACACCTCGTGTGGTCCGGCGTACGTGGCAGGAGGGGCGGAGCGGATGGTCATGCTCTACGAGGGAGAAGCCGGTGCTGGACCATCGGCTCTGGACCTCACCGACGAGACCCCGCCGTTGGTGGGGATCCGCCGGTGGGTGGGCGAGGTGCTGTCCGGTCTGTCCGACGACGAGTTGGAGGACTGCCTGCTGATCGTCACCGAGCTGGTGTCCAACGCCTACGACCACGGTGAAGCGCCCCGTCGGGTGCGGCTGCGCAGGTCGTCGCAACCGAGCGTCGTGCGGATTGAGGTCGACGACGCGGCGGACGACGAGGTGGTCCTGGGGCGCTCGCGGTTCGGCTCGGACCGGGGGCGGGGGATGATGCTCGTCGAGCACTGCAGCACCCGCTGGGCGGTCGACCGCCACGAGCACGGCAAGACGGTGTGGGCGGAGATCGACTGCGGGGCGGGAGAAAGCACCCGGTCCTGAGGACCGGGCCCAGGACCGGGCTGGATCGGCGCGGGGTCAGCGTGGCAGGACCGCCGCCACGGCGTCGTGGACCGTGGGGCGGACGACGACCGCCCCGTCCAGACCGGTCAGCCCGAGGGGGAGCAGCACGGCGCGATGGCCGGCCGCGACCGCCAGGACCGTGCCGGACTGCCGGGAGCGGACGATCGCGTCGGCCAGCGCCTGCAACCCCGTGGAGCCCATGAAGGTCACGCCGCTCAGGTCGAGGACCAGCCCCGGGGGTCGTTGGTCGAGCTGGTCGGACAGGCCGGTGCGGAGCGGCTGGATGGTCGTGGAGTCCAACTCGCCGCACACCGCGAGGACGGGCACACCGCGGTAGCTGGTGGCTTCGACGGTCACGATGTCGTTCTTGCTGCTCGTGTCGAGCATGAGGGCGCCTCTCGTCGAGGTACGAGGCAGGCAAATCGAGCTGCTGCTCAACCCGTGTCGTCGACTGTGGAAGACCGATGACGGTTCACCTGACCCCTACGCTACGTGTCCGCCGGCGCTTCCGCACGGTCGATTTCGCCGACCGCCGCTCCGCTGCCCGTGCCACCGCCGAGCCCGGTCGCGGCGCCGGTGATCCGTTCGTGGCCGGACGAGCGGCTGGTCAGGACCCTTTGTCAACTTGGTTATGATCGACGAACGCGCTGCTGGGCGACCGGTGCCGGAAGAACCCGCGCGCGGCCGGTCCGGCGGGCGCGGTGCGTGGAGCAGCCGGGCGAACGCTGTGACGGAGGAGGAACCGTGGCGCGAAGCCCGGCGTGGGCGAGCCGGCCGAAGACGCGCGGCCTGGTCCTCGACGTGATCAGGGCGGCGCGCTCGATCAGCCGGGTGGAGCTCGCGGCGGCGACCGGTCTCACCGGCGCGACGATCTCCGAGGTCGTGCGCGAGCTGCTGGGCGACGGCCTGGTCGTCGAGGCCGGCCGGGGCGCGCCGACGGGCGGCAAGCCGCGCACGCTGGTCCAGCTCAACCCGACGGCCCGCTACGGCGTGGGCGTCCACCTGGAGCGCAACACGTGCGTCATCGTGGTCGTCGACCTGGCGGGCCGGCCGGTGGCCCGGACCTCGTTCCAGGGCGTGGCGTCGCTGCCGCCGGAGCGGGCGCTGCCGATGGTGGCCGCGCAGGTGGACGCCCTGCTGACGACCGCCGCCGTCGAGCGCGGCAAGGTGCTCGGCGTCGGCCTGGTCAGCTACGGCCCGCAGGACCGGGGCGCGGGAGTGCTGCTGACGCCGCAGCCCACGGAGGAGTGGCGTGACCACCCCGTCGCGCCACGGCTCGCGGAGCACCTCGGCCTGCCCGTGCTGCTCGACAACGACGCCGCGGCGGCGGCCATCGGCGAGTACTGGCTGGGCGCGGTGGAACCGCACAGCACCTACGGCTGCATCTACATGGCCACCGGGATCGGCGGCGGCGTGGTGGTCGGCGGCGAGGTGTACCGGGGCAGCTCGTCCAACACCGCGGAGATCGGGCACATCTCGATCGACGTGCACGGTGACGACTGCCCGTGCGGCAACGTCGGCTGCCTGGAGAACTACGCGGGCCCGTCGGCCTTGGTCCGTCAGGCGTTGGAGACACCGGGACTGGCCCGGCGGCTGGCGCTCGACCCGGCCGCCGACAACTTCCTGACCGAGTTCGCCCGGATCGCTGCGGCCGCGAACGCCGGCGACACCGAGGCCCGCGCGCTCGTCGAGCGGTCGGCGCGCTACCTCGGGCACGCCGCGGTCACCCTGGCGGTGCTGTTCGACCTCGACCTGATCGTGCTGGCCGGGCAGAGCTTCGCGGTGGCGGGCTCGACCTACCAGGCGGTGATCCAGCAGGAGCTGGACCGCCGGCTGTTCTCGCGGCGGGCGCACCCGGTGCGGGTGGTGCCGTCGGTCAACGGGTCGGACGCGGCGGCGATCGGCGGGGCGGTCCTCGTCCTGCAGAGCGAGCTGACCCTCGGCCGCGGCCGTCCCGAGGACGGGCCGCGACCGGTGCCCGCCGGCGCGGCCGAGGCGCCCTGACCGGTCTGCAGGACGCTCGGCGACAGGTCGCTGCCGGTGTTCTGGAACACCGGCGCGTCGCACCGGGTCCGGCCGACCGGGGCCCGGAAGCCCCGGGACTCCTCGACGTGCCGCTCGCGGGCCAGGTCGACGCGCCGGCTTAAGCTGCCTGACTAAGTCGGCAAGAGGCAGAACGGCCGCTGTCGGCTCGGTCGTCGCCATCGGAGACGGATACCGAAGCGGCTGCTGTTGACTTACTTCACCTCCCTGAGTAACTATCGGGGCTCTGCCGCACCGGCTCGGGCGCGCCGCCTCGACCGACCCGAGGCGCGTAGCGCCGGTCACGACCGCTGAGGGCGTGGCCGTCGACGCGGTGGTGGACGACGTGACCGGGTCGACCCGGTCGCCCGCGACACGCTCGACGGAACCCGGCGGGGTTTCGAGTAAAGGAAAACCGCATTCCGGAGTTGATGGCCGCGGTGGGGGGTGATCGGTCGCATCTCCGGAATTCGGCGACCTGTTTTCGCAGTTGAGCGCCGGTTTCGTCGGCGAAGTGGATGGCGCAGGCGAATTCGGCGGCAAGGTCTTCAGATTTCCCGGCTTCTTCGCTACCTTCTTCCTGGGAGCGCTCCCAGACCAGTTCAACCGTTCCTGGAAGACGTGGCGGAGGACCGGGTGTCACCCGCACGAAGGAGTGCTGATGTTCGGAACAATCAGGAAACGCCGCACCGCGTTAGCCGCGTTGGGCGCTGTGGTGTCCCTCGCGAGCACGGCCCTGATGGCCGCGGCGGGTGGGTCGTGGGCGAGTGACGCGAACGCGGCGGCGGCGTTCGCGTGCCGGGTCGACTACTCGGCCCACGACTGGGGCAGCGGGTTCGGCGCCAACGTGACCATCGCCAACGTCGGCTCGTCGGCGGTCACCGGCTGGACGCTGACCTACTCCTACGCCGGCAACCAGACCCTCCGGCAGGGTTGGAGCGGTGTGTGGTCCCAGACCGGCAAGCAGGTCACCGTGACCAACGCGAGCTGGAACGGCACGATCCCGGCGAAGGGCAGCGTCTCCACCGGGGCGAACTTCTCCTACGGCGGCAGCAACGCCAAGCCGACGGACTTCGCGGTCAACGGCGCCCCGTGCACGGGCACCGACCCGACGACGACGACCACCACCACGACGACCACTACCACCACGACGACCACTACCACCACGACGACCACCACCACTCCGCCGGGTGATGGTCCGGCTCCGGAGCTGCGGGTGTCGGGCAACGAGCTGGTGACCGCGGGTGGTGATCCGCACCGGCTGCTGGGCGTGAGCCGTTCGAGCGGCGAGTTCGCGTGCGTGCAGGGCAAGGGCATGTGGGACGGCGGGCCGGTCGACCAGGCGTCGGTGGACGCGATGAAGACCTGGAACATCCACGCGGTGCGGATCCCGTTGAACGAGGAGTGCTGGCTGGGCGTCTACGGCACGCCCGGCGGCGCCACCTACCAGCAGGCCGTCAAGGACTACGTCGACCTGTTGGTGGCCAACGGCCTCAACGTGATCCTGGACCTGCACTGGACCTGGGGCGCGTACACCAACAGCCCGGACTGGCACTGCAAGGACGAGCACGCGGTGTGCCAGAAGCCGGCGCCGGACGCGAAGTACGCCCCGCAGTTCTGGACCGGTGTCGCGAACGCGTTCAAGGACAACGACGCGGTCGTGTTCGACCTGTTCAACGAGCCGTACCCGGAGATGCCCGCCGAGTGGGACAAGACCCTGGGCTGGCAGTGCTGGCGCGACGGCGGCACCTGCGCCGGCATCCCCTACGAGGTCGCGGGGATGCAGGACCTGGTCGACGCGGTGCGGGCCACCGGGGCGACCAACGTGCTGATGCTGGGCGGCCTGGAGTGGGCCAACGACATGCGCGAGTGGCTCACCCACAAGCCGGTCGACCCGCTGGACAACCTCGCCGCTTCGTGGCACGCCTACAGCTTCAACGCCTGCGCCACCGAAGCGTGCTGGGACACCCAGATCGCGCCGCTGGCGCAGCAGGTCCCGATCGTGCTCGGCGAGTTCGGCCAGGACAACTGCGCCTTCGACTACATGCAGCGGTTGGTCGACTGGGCCGACGCGCACCACATCAGCTACCTGGCGTGGACGTGGAACCCGTGGGGTTGCAGCACGGGCGCGGTGCTCATCAAGGACTGGAGCGGCACGCCCGAGCCCGGCGTCGGCGAGGGCCTCAAGGCGCACCTGCTCTCCGTCGAGCCGTAACCGCCCGTCGAGAACCGGCCGGCCCGCCGACCACCCGGCGGGCCGGCCGACCCCGGCGGAACGATCGAGGGCCCGTCCCGGGCCCTCCGGAGTCAGTCGAGGGGGTTGCAGCGAGCCTGGCCGAACACCAGGTAGCCGCGCTGCACACCGGAGTTGTCGACGCTGCCGTCGCAGTCGATCGACCGGAAGCCGTTGAACACCGTGTGCTCCGGGTCGGCGTACCACTGGTACAGGCACGCGTAGCCGCTCTTGCACACCGGGATGGCCTGGGCGGAGGCAGGCGCCAGGGCGACGACCCCGAGTGCCGCCACGACGCCGACCAGCAGACGACGGATCACGGTGGACCTCCTTGCCCGGGACCGGGCCCGGGTACGCGGGTGCGGGACTTCTGAAGGATGGCAGCAGCACCGGAAACCACAGCACCACCGATCGGCAGAACGCTTCGGAGGTCCGGCGCCGGGCCGTCAGCCCGGCGGGGTCAGGTAGCCGCGCGAGAACGCGGCGGCCACGGCGGCCGCCCGGTCCTTGACGCCCAGCTTCGCGTACACGTGCAGCAGGTGCGTCTTGACCGTCGTCTCGCTGATGAACAGCCGCTTCGCCGCCTCGCGGTTCGTCGAGCCGCGGGCGATCAGCTCGAGCACCTCCAGCTCCCGCTGGGACAACGGCGCCGGCGCCGGTCGGCGCACCTGCCCGACGAGCCGGGTCGCGACGGCGGGGGAGAGCACCGCCTGCCCGCGCGCCGCGGCCTCCACCGCGCGGACCAGCTCCTCCCTCGGCGCGTCCTTGAGGAGGTAGCCGGTGGCGCCCGCCTCGATGGCCGTCAGCACGTGGCTGTCCGTGTCGTACGTGGTGAGCACCAGCACCCGTGACGGCACGCCGCGCTTCGCCAGTTCCCGGATGGCGGAGACCCCGTCGGCGCCGGGCATCCGCAGGTCCATGAGGATCACGTCGGGCCGCAGCCGTTCCCCGGCGGTGACCGCCTCCACGCCGTCACCGGCTTCGCCGACCACCTCGAAGCGCGGGTCGGCGCCGAACATGCCCCGCAGCCCGTCCCGCACCACCGGGTGGTCGTCGACGATCAGCAACGAGATCAACTCCCACCCCCCACGGGGATCGCCGGCACCGTCGCCGTGATCGCCGTGCCGCCGCCCGGCTCCGACTCGACGTCCAGCCGCCCTGCGAGGCGCTGCACCCGCTGTCGCATGCCGGCGAGCCCGAAGCCGCCGTCCGGTGAACCGCCGGCGCGCTTGGCGTCGGGCGCGAACCCCACGCCGTCGTCCAGCACGTCGAGGGTCACCAGGTCCTCCATGTACGACAGGGTCAGGGCGACCCGACCGGCTCGGGCGTGCTTGGCGACGTTGGCGAGCGCCTCCTGCGCGGTCCGCAGCAGCGCCACCTCGACGTCGGTGTGCATCGGCCGGGCGTCGCCGGTCGTGGTCAGCACCGCCTCGACCCGGTTCACCTCCGACCACCTCCTGGTCACGTCGCCGATCGCGTCCGGCAGGCGGGCTTCCGCCAGGGCGGAGGGTCCGACGGCGTGCACGGTCCGGCGGGCCTCGGCGAGGCTCTCCCGGGCCAGGTCCCTCGCGTTCGCCAGGTGCCGTCGCGCCGTCACCGGCTCGTCCGACGCCTGCTCGGCCGCCTGGAGCTGGGTGAGGATGCCGGCCAGGCCCTGGGCGAGCGTGTCGTGGATCTCCCGCGCCATCCGCTGCCGCTCGTCGAGCACGCCCGCCTCGCGCGCCTGCACCAACAACTGGGCGTGCAGGCCCGCGTTCTCCGCCAGCGCGGCCTCCAGCTCGGCGTTGGCCCGGTGCAACTCGACCAGCGCCCGCTTCTGCCGGTGGTTGCGCCGGTCGGCCATCACGTCGGCGTGGAAGGCCGCCGTCGCCAGCACCATGGTGATCAGGCTGACGGCGGGCCACTTCCACCACTCGTCGGCGGTGATGCCGGCCGAGCCTCCCACGTACGAGACAGCCGAGGTCGTGGACGTGACGGCCACGCCGGCGTACCGCCACCGGCCCTTCAAGTACTGGAACGCGTGCACGTAGCCGATGAACGCGAAGAAGCCGAACCAGGGTGTGAGCAGCACCAGGCAGCACGTCATCGTGACGAGACCCGCGTAGTACAGGCCCATCAGGGGGCCGTCGCGGTGCGACTCCGGGTGCAGGGTGTGGAACCAGAGCACCCACGCGGTGAGCGCGGTCGAGAGCCCGAGCACCGCCGGGACGTGCACCGGCGCGTGCCAGAGCGGTTGCAGCAGCGTGAACAGGACGCTGATCGCCAGCAGGGGGTACGGCAGGACCTTCAGGACCGCGGTCTCCCGGCGCTCCCAGCGGTCGAACTCCTCGCGCAGCTCGGCCTCGACGCCCACGACCTACTCCCAGCGGAAGTACCGCGCGGCCGGGATCCCGGCCACGACCGCCCAGCCCAGCACCACGGCCAGGTGCAGCGGTTGCGGCCAGTGGCCGGCCGTGGCGTCCTGCAATGATTGCACGCCCGCGCCCAACGGGGTGAAGTCGCTGATCGTGCGCAGGACGTCGGGCATGCTGTCGCGCGGCAGCCAGAGGCCGGCGAAGAACGCGACCGGGAAGAACACCAGCGTCCCGATCGCGCCGGCGCTCTTCCCGGTCGACGCCAGGGAAGCGATGAGCAGGCCGATCGTGAACACCGCCAACGCCGCCGGCAAGTAGCCCAGGAGGTAGGCGAGCGGGTGCCGGGGCAGGCTCACGTCGAACGCCAGCCGGCCGATGAGGAGCACGACCAGCGCCGTCGCCACGGACAGCACCACGGCCATCAGCAGCTGCGCGCCGAGCATGACCCTCGGTTCGACCGGTGTGGTCCGCATCCGCCGCAGCACGCCCTTCTCCCGGTAGGTGGCGAACAGCTGGGGCAGGCAGGTGAACGCGAACAGGGCCAGGCCCAGCGCGACGATGATCGGCACGTAGAGGTCGATCGGCCGCAGACCGGCGGCGTCCTCGGAGGGTTCGCGCATCGCGGGGATGACGCCGAAGATGACGATCAGCAGCGGCGGGAAGGCGAGCGTGAAGAACGCGAGCACCGGCTCGCGGAAGAACAGCTTCACCTCGGTGGCGGTGAGCCGGGACAGGGCGGACACGGTGGTCTCCTCAGGAGTCGGTGGGGTGGCCGGTGAGCGCGACGAACGCGTCGTCGAGCGAGGTCTGCTCGACCCTCAGCTCGGCCGCGGTGATCCGGTGGCGGGCGAGCACGGTGGTCACCGCGAGCAGCAGGTCGCCTGTGCCGGACACGACGAGCCGGTCGCCGGTCTGCCGGACGGAGGTGACCTCGGGCAACGCGGTGAGCACGGCGTGGTCCAGCGGCGCGGACGGGCGGAAGCGCAGCCGCTGCCGGTCACCGACCCGCGAGACCAGCCCGGTCGGCGAGTCGACCGCGACGACCCGGCCGGAGTCGATCACGGCCAGCCGGTCGCACAGCCGTTCCGCCTCCTCCATGAAGTGCGTGACGAGCAGGATCGTCACGCCGCGGTCGCGCACGCCCGCGATGAGGTCCCACGCGTCGCGGCGGGCCTGCGGGTCCAGGCCGGTGGTCAGCTCGTCGAGCACCGCCACCCGCGGCCGGCCGATCAGCGCGAGCGCGATCGACAGGCGCTGCTTCTGCCCGCCGGACAGCCGGCGGAACTGCGTGTCGAGCCGGTCGGTCAGGCGCAGCACCTCGACCAGCTCCCGCCAGTCGGCCGGCTTGCGGTAGAAGGAGCTGTAGAGCTCCAGCGCCTCGCGGACCTGGAGCTTGTCGGGCAGCTCGCTCTCCTGGAGCTGCGCGCCGAGCAACTGCCGCAGCTCGCCGGCGTCGCGCCGCGGGTCGAGTCCGCAGACGCGAACGGTCCCGCCGTCCGGGGTGCGCAACCCCTCGACGCACTCGACGGTCGTGGTCTTGCCGGCCCCGTTGGGGCCCAGGATGCCGAAGATCTCGCCCTGCTCCACGGCGAAGCCGACCCCGTCCACCGCGGTGTGGTCGCCGTAGCGCTTGACGAGGCCGTCTACCTCGATGATCGCCATGCCGGAAACCCTGCCGCCCGCGACGGCCCGCCGGATCGACCGCGCGGGCCGGAATCACCGCGGACGCGGTAGAGCACCCCATCCTCCGATCGGAGGATGCCCGGCCCGATCGCGAACGTCGGCGAGCGGTACCCGAACCTTCGGCTGGCCGTGCCGGTGGCGGAGCTGGAACCGTTGGCTCGTCGACGAAGTCGCCCGACGGGTGGTACCGAACCTCACGACCGGCAGCGCCGGACCTCACGAGCGGAGCCAGAGCCATGCTGACGTTGGGCATCAGCGGACACTTCGACCTGTCGCCGGTGTTGTACCGCAGCTACATGCACGACGCCGCGGCCTGCCTGGTGGCCGACGGCGAACTCGTCGCGGCGGTCGAGGAGGAGCGGTTCAACCGGATCAAGAAGACGAACAGGTTCCCGACCGGCGCCGTGCGCGCGTGCCTGGACCTGGCCGGCGTCCGACCGCGGGACGTCGACGCCGTCGGCTACT
It contains:
- a CDS encoding fasciclin domain-containing protein, which produces MRSTRLASAIGVVTAALIALTACGSGDQAASDTTTSDAATTTTTTTTAMAMSDGVTKTGDVFGAACANLPKGTEGSLDGMVDDPVATAASNNPLLTKLVAAVKAADLVDTLNKADAKYTVFAPYDPAFDALGADTLNAVLADKAKLTGILTYHVVPQRMDKDGILSSANLPTVQGGALKVEGSGDNVTVNGAKVLCGNIPTANATVFVIDKVLMPAS
- a CDS encoding ATP-binding protein → MAAITLGAVVSPGERAIKPVAAEVIRSALRGYTSCGPAYVAGGAERMVMLYEGEAGAGPSALDLTDETPPLVGIRRWVGEVLSGLSDDELEDCLLIVTELVSNAYDHGEAPRRVRLRRSSQPSVVRIEVDDAADDEVVLGRSRFGSDRGRGMMLVEHCSTRWAVDRHEHGKTVWAEIDCGAGESTRS
- a CDS encoding STAS domain-containing protein: MLDTSSKNDIVTVEATSYRGVPVLAVCGELDSTTIQPLRTGLSDQLDQRPPGLVLDLSGVTFMGSTGLQALADAIVRSRQSGTVLAVAAGHRAVLLPLGLTGLDGAVVVRPTVHDAVAAVLPR
- a CDS encoding ROK family transcriptional regulator, which gives rise to MARSPAWASRPKTRGLVLDVIRAARSISRVELAAATGLTGATISEVVRELLGDGLVVEAGRGAPTGGKPRTLVQLNPTARYGVGVHLERNTCVIVVVDLAGRPVARTSFQGVASLPPERALPMVAAQVDALLTTAAVERGKVLGVGLVSYGPQDRGAGVLLTPQPTEEWRDHPVAPRLAEHLGLPVLLDNDAAAAAIGEYWLGAVEPHSTYGCIYMATGIGGGVVVGGEVYRGSSSNTAEIGHISIDVHGDDCPCGNVGCLENYAGPSALVRQALETPGLARRLALDPAADNFLTEFARIAAAANAGDTEARALVERSARYLGHAAVTLAVLFDLDLIVLAGQSFAVAGSTYQAVIQQELDRRLFSRRAHPVRVVPSVNGSDAAAIGGAVLVLQSELTLGRGRPEDGPRPVPAGAAEAP
- a CDS encoding cellulase family glycosylhydrolase, with amino-acid sequence MFGTIRKRRTALAALGAVVSLASTALMAAAGGSWASDANAAAAFACRVDYSAHDWGSGFGANVTIANVGSSAVTGWTLTYSYAGNQTLRQGWSGVWSQTGKQVTVTNASWNGTIPAKGSVSTGANFSYGGSNAKPTDFAVNGAPCTGTDPTTTTTTTTTTTTTTTTTTTTTTTTPPGDGPAPELRVSGNELVTAGGDPHRLLGVSRSSGEFACVQGKGMWDGGPVDQASVDAMKTWNIHAVRIPLNEECWLGVYGTPGGATYQQAVKDYVDLLVANGLNVILDLHWTWGAYTNSPDWHCKDEHAVCQKPAPDAKYAPQFWTGVANAFKDNDAVVFDLFNEPYPEMPAEWDKTLGWQCWRDGGTCAGIPYEVAGMQDLVDAVRATGATNVLMLGGLEWANDMREWLTHKPVDPLDNLAASWHAYSFNACATEACWDTQIAPLAQQVPIVLGEFGQDNCAFDYMQRLVDWADAHHISYLAWTWNPWGCSTGAVLIKDWSGTPEPGVGEGLKAHLLSVEP
- a CDS encoding response regulator — translated: MISLLIVDDHPVVRDGLRGMFGADPRFEVVGEAGDGVEAVTAGERLRPDVILMDLRMPGADGVSAIRELAKRGVPSRVLVLTTYDTDSHVLTAIEAGATGYLLKDAPREELVRAVEAAARGQAVLSPAVATRLVGQVRRPAPAPLSQRELEVLELIARGSTNREAAKRLFISETTVKTHLLHVYAKLGVKDRAAAVAAAFSRGYLTPPG
- a CDS encoding sensor histidine kinase, yielding MGVEAELREEFDRWERRETAVLKVLPYPLLAISVLFTLLQPLWHAPVHVPAVLGLSTALTAWVLWFHTLHPESHRDGPLMGLYYAGLVTMTCCLVLLTPWFGFFAFIGYVHAFQYLKGRWRYAGVAVTSTTSAVSYVGGSAGITADEWWKWPAVSLITMVLATAAFHADVMADRRNHRQKRALVELHRANAELEAALAENAGLHAQLLVQAREAGVLDERQRMAREIHDTLAQGLAGILTQLQAAEQASDEPVTARRHLANARDLARESLAEARRTVHAVGPSALAEARLPDAIGDVTRRWSEVNRVEAVLTTTGDARPMHTDVEVALLRTAQEALANVAKHARAGRVALTLSYMEDLVTLDVLDDGVGFAPDAKRAGGSPDGGFGLAGMRQRVQRLAGRLDVESEPGGGTAITATVPAIPVGGGS
- a CDS encoding ABC transporter permease; its protein translation is MSALSRLTATEVKLFFREPVLAFFTLAFPPLLIVIFGVIPAMREPSEDAAGLRPIDLYVPIIVALGLALFAFTCLPQLFATYREKGVLRRMRTTPVEPRVMLGAQLLMAVVLSVATALVVLLIGRLAFDVSLPRHPLAYLLGYLPAALAVFTIGLLIASLASTGKSAGAIGTLVFFPVAFFAGLWLPRDSMPDVLRTISDFTPLGAGVQSLQDATAGHWPQPLHLAVVLGWAVVAGIPAARYFRWE
- a CDS encoding ABC transporter ATP-binding protein, which translates into the protein MAIIEVDGLVKRYGDHTAVDGVGFAVEQGEIFGILGPNGAGKTTTVECVEGLRTPDGGTVRVCGLDPRRDAGELRQLLGAQLQESELPDKLQVREALELYSSFYRKPADWRELVEVLRLTDRLDTQFRRLSGGQKQRLSIALALIGRPRVAVLDELTTGLDPQARRDAWDLIAGVRDRGVTILLVTHFMEEAERLCDRLAVIDSGRVVAVDSPTGLVSRVGDRQRLRFRPSAPLDHAVLTALPEVTSVRQTGDRLVVSGTGDLLLAVTTVLARHRITAAELRVEQTSLDDAFVALTGHPTDS